In Sorghum bicolor cultivar BTx623 chromosome 8, Sorghum_bicolor_NCBIv3, whole genome shotgun sequence, one genomic interval encodes:
- the LOC110429535 gene encoding vegetative cell wall protein gp1-like: MPPAPRRRRQRATAPPWPCAPAAPLRPAGPAPALHSPARQRGSHARARRIEHPVPPALGAPAPAHASPVPPALGTAAGGGRRRRVVGLVRVTRRPRSSSSALRVFLHRIDSPLHRLSTAPLPLPHRHHRPRTRGWLRSCET, translated from the exons ATGCCCCCagctccgcgtcgccgccgccaaCGCGCCACCGCGCCGCCGTGGCCCTGCGCCCCCGCCGCTCCGCTCCGGCCAGCAGGCCCCGCGCCCGCCCTCCACTCCCCTGCTCGCCAGCGCGGGTCGCACGCACGCGCCCGACGGATCGAGCATCCTGTGCCGCCCGCCCTCGGTGCCCCGGCCCCCGCGCACGCGTCTCCCGTGCCGCCAGCCCTCGGCACCGCTGCCGGCGGAGGGCGACGCCGCCGCGTCGTGG GACTTGTGCGAGTGACTCGGCGACCCCGATCGTCTTCGTCGGCGTTGCGGGTCTTCCTGCACCGCATCGACTCGCCACTGCACCGACTCTCTACCGCCCCGCTACCCTTACCTCACCGGCACCATAG GCCGAGAACGAGAGGATGGCTTAGGAGCTGCGAGACCTAG
- the LOC8084233 gene encoding protein NRT1/ PTR FAMILY 4.3, with translation MALQCLVDWKGRPVNPNRHGGVKATMFIYFLVVMTNIGNIPMLLNVVSYLHGKMHMGIADASTTATNFFGAICVFTFFGAFISDSYVKRFYTILIFAPIEILGYMLLACQAHFPALHPPPCDIVNHPSECTAVSGRNLSLLTLGLYVIPIGEGAVRVCAAALGGDQFDGDDPRELRGKTSFFNWYAFCISLGGFVGLVFVVWVQNSEGWDLGFVLSALVALLGMLVLVAGLPFYRHQKPTGSPLTRILQVFVAAFRKRNLSVPEDLVGMHETTSIEVLERTSGFKFLDKAAVDDGDARRWSQCTVTQVEEAKIILRMLPVFVSSVLGYLPIPLLLTFTVQQGGTMDTRLGGTHVPPASLFVIPIVFQMLILVVYDRAVVPWLRRATGYAGGITHLQRIGVGFASNVVALAVAAAVEARRRRHGGAAAAEMSVFWLTPQFFLLGVMDVTSFVGLLEFFYSEASAGMKSIGGAVFFCILGVASWLGSVLIRVVNRVTARHGAGTGWLDGASLSAGRLDLFYWLLALFGLVALLLYLLCAWRYTYRYHPSRMQSAMEDHRVSPASKKLDAAL, from the exons ATGGCTTTGCAATGCCTTGTAGACTGGAAGGGACGGCCGGTTAACCCCAACAGACATGGTGGGGTAAAAGCCACCATGTTCATCTACT TCCTTGTTGTGATGACGAACATTGGAAACATCCCGATGCTGCTGAACGTGGTGAGCTACCTGCATGGCAAGATGCACATGGGCATCGCCGACGCCTCCACCACTGCCACCAACTTCTTCGGTGCGATCTGCGTCTTCACCTTCTTCGGCGCTTTCATCTCCGACTCCTACGTCAAGCGCTTCTACACCATCCTCATCTTCGCACCCATCGAGATTCTGGGCTACATGCTGCTGGCATGCCAAGCTCACTTTCCGGCGCTGCACCCGCCACCCTGCGACATCGTGAACCACCCGAGCGAGTGCACGGCGGTGAGCGGCCGGAACCTGAGCCTGCTGACGCTGGGCCTGTACGTGATCCCGATCGGCGAGGGCGCCGTGCGTGTCTGCGCGGCGGCGCTGGGCGGCGACCAGTTCGACGGCGACGACCCCCGGGAGCTCCGCGGCAAGACCAGCTTCTTCAACTGGTACGCCTTCTGCATCTCGCTGGGCGGATTCGTGGGCTTGGTCTTCGTGGTGTGGGTGCAGAACAGCGAGGGCTGGGACCTCGGCTTCGTGCTGTCCGCGCTCGTCGCGCTCCTCGGCATGCTCGTCCTCGTCGCCGGCCTGCCGTTCTACCGCCACCAGAAGCCCACTGGGAGCCCCCTCACAAGAATCCTTCAG GTTTTTGTGGCAGCTTTTAGGAAGAGGAATCTTTCAGTGCCTGAGGATTTGGTTGGGATGCACGAGACCACCAGCATCGAAGTGCTGGAGAGAACTTCAGGTTTCAA GTTCCTGGACAAAGCGGCCGTCGACGACGGCGACGCGCGGCGGTGGTCGCAGTGCACGGTgacgcaagtggaggaggcgaaGATCATCCTCCGGATGCTGCCGGTCTTCGTGAGCTCCGTCCTGGGCTACCTCCCGATCCCGCTGCTCCTGACGTTCACGGTGCAGCAGGGCGGGACCATGGACACCCGGCTGGGCGGCACCCACGTGCCGCCGGCGAGCCTGTTCGTGATCCCGATCGTGTTCCAGATGCTGATCCTGGTGGTCTACGACCGCGCCGTCGTGCCGTGGCTGCGCCGCGCGACGGGGTACGCGGGGGGCATCACGCACCTGCAGCGGATCGGCGTCGGGTTCGCGTCCAACGTCGTGgcgctcgccgtcgccgcggccGTGGAGGCGCGCCGCAGGCGccatggcggcgccgccgccgccgagatgTCGGTGTTCTGGCTGACGCCgcagttcttcctgctgggcgtCATGGACGTCACCTCCTTCGTCGGCCTGCTCGAGTTCTTCTACAGCGAGGCCTCCGCCGGCATGAAGTCCATCGGCGGCGCCGTCTTCTTCTGCATCCTCGGCGTCGCGTCGTGGCTCGGGAGCGTCCTCATCCGGGTGGTCAACCGCGTCACCGCGCGCCACGGCGCGGGCACCGGGTGGCTCGACGGCGCCAGCCTCAGCGCCGGCCGACTCGATTTGTTCTACTGGCTCCTTGCGCTCTTCGGACTCGTCGCCTTGCTTCTCTACCTGTTGTGCGCGTGGAGGTACACCTACAGGTACCATCCGTCGAGGATGCAGTCGGCGATGGAGGATCACAGGGTGTCTCCAGCATCGAAGAAGCTAGATGCGGCGCTTTGA